In Strigops habroptila isolate Jane chromosome 6, bStrHab1.2.pri, whole genome shotgun sequence, a single genomic region encodes these proteins:
- the NKX2-4 gene encoding homeobox protein Nkx-2.4, with protein MSLSPKHTTPFSVTDILSPMEESYKKFGGMDGAGGLGAPLGPYRQPPVPAAAAVPQHVVAGPTGAAAYHMPHGVSQFPHGAVGGYCNGGLGNMGELPAYPEGMRSGAAAGGGWYGAGGDPRYSSISRFMGPSAGMNVAGMGGLSGIAEGAKAIVPLHAAPRRKRRVLFSQAQVYELERRFKQQKYLSAPEREHLASLIHLTPTQVKIWFQNHRYKMKRQAKDKAAAAQQLHPDGGGGLCQQHSPRRVAVPVLVKDGKPCPPPGSGTPVPGQPAPAPPAAAPAADLEELSPSPPALHGPLAPLDSAGVDYNGGMVSPNLLYGRTW; from the exons ATGTCGCTGAGCCCCAAGCACACGACGCCCTTCTCGGTCACCGACATCCTCAGCCCGATGGAAGAGAGCTACAAGAAGTTCGGCGGCATGGACGGGGCGGGCGGGCTGGGCGCGCCCCTCGGGCCCTACCGCCAGCCGCCGgtgcccgccgccgccgccgtgccGCAGCACGTCGTGGCGGGCCCCACTGGGGCGGCCGCTTACCACATGCCTCACGGCGTCTCCCAGTTCCCGCACGGCGCCGTCGGGGGCTACTGCAACGGCGGGCTGGGCAACATGGGTGAGCTGCCCGCCTACCCCGAGGGGATGCGGAGCGGCGCGGCAGCGGGCGGCGGCTGGTACGGGGCTGGCGGCGACCCTCGGTACTCCAGCA TCTCCAGGTTCATGGGCCCGTCGGCAGGGATGAACGTGGCCGGGATGGGCGGCCTGAGCGGCATCGCCGAGGGCGCCAAGGCCATCGTGCCGCTCCACGCGGCCCCgcggaggaagaggagggtgctCTTCTCCCAGGCGCAGGTCTACGAGCTGGAGCGGCGCTTCAAGCAACAGAAGTACCTGTCGGCGCCGGAGCGGGAGCACTTGGCCAGCCTGATCCACCTCACCCCGACCCAGGTGAAGATCTGGTTCCAGAACCATCGCTACAAGATGAAGCGCCAGGCAAAGGACAAGGCGGCGGCCGCGCAGCAGCTGCACCccgacggcggcggcggcctctgccagcagcactccCCGCGCCGCGTCGCCGTGCCCGTGCTGGTGAAGGACGGCAAACCCTGCCCGCCGCCGGGCAGCGGCACCCCGGTCCCCGGGCAGCCCGCAcccgcgccccccgccgccgctccc GCGGCCGACCTGGAGGAGCTGTCGCCCAGCCCGCCGGCGCTGCACGGCCCCCTGGCCCCCCTGGACTCGGCCGGCGTCGACTACAACGGCGGCATGGTCAGCCCCAACCTGCTCTACGGCAGGACGTGGTAA